A genomic region of Caenorhabditis elegans chromosome V contains the following coding sequences:
- the sre-11 gene encoding Serpentine Receptor, class E (Epsilon) (Partially confirmed by transcript evidence), with protein MLLIHYINLTHFQNHTEYFPYLKNYLYLEFFLYIIDTIQFSFFFWVMLCAKQFHFNFTILLGYIYCIHIMDNIANITMRLDMFFGIDDLKVYNDKIFTASMNVSIFTMASAMCILPCMIIERCFATYFVENYEKKPRKYISISLIFLLITFGTISCYFLRNASNTIYVVICLISLNALALVVTGYLKHYNKVQYNKNHAILSSVITTYSLTQRYQITENIRILRMLNLIIFYMGFMNVVLVLSVMLSGLKEITPEQQAICSVALNTAIFVYSFLLSHIISYCCEKWKRHLSATWRKIGFNSATVQVAPLCDTFGSEMNVNVTVETYFDNLKTTWNVPTTSATRQHSIVEA; from the exons tattttccatatttaaaaaattatctataTCTAGAATTTTTCTTATACATAATTGA taccatccaattttcctttttcttctggGTTATGCTATGTGCAAAAcagtttcatttcaatttcactATCTTGTTAGGTTATATTTATTGTATTCATATTATGGATAACATCGCAAATATCACCATGCGACTAGATATGTTCTTTGGAATAGACG atctGAAAGTCTACAATGATAAGATCTTCACTGCCTCAATGAATGTCTCAATTTTCACAATGGCATCTGCAATGTGCATTTTACCATGCATGATTATTGAACGGTGTTTTGCCACGTATTTTGTGGAAAACTATGAGAAAAAGCCAAGAAAGtacatttcaatttctttgattttcctTCTTATCACATTTGGAACAATTTCCTGTTATTTTCTCCGTAACGCTTCAAATACAATATACGTGGTGATATGTCTTATATCATTAAATGCATTGGCTCTGGTAGTCACCGGGTATTTAAAACACTACAACAAAGTGCAGTACAACAAAAACCACGCAATATTGTCGTCAGTGATAACTACATATTCATTAACTCAAAGATACCAAATAACAGAAAATATAAGGATACTTCGg ATGCTCAAcctgataattttttacatgGGATTCATGAATGTAGTGCTTGTGCTCAGTGTGATGTTATCAGGATTGAAGGAAATAACTCCGGAGCAACAAGCTATTTGTAGTGTTGCGCTTAACACTGCCATTTTTGTTTATAGCTTTTTGCTATCACATATTATTTCCTACTGctgtgaaaaatggaaacgtCATTTATCAGCCACGTGGAGAAAG ATTGGCTTCAACTCTGCCACTGTTCAAGTTGCACCACTTTGCGATACATTTGGCTCCGAAATGAATGTGAATGTGACCGTGGAGACTTATTTCGATAACCTCAAAACTACATGGAATGTGCCAACGACTTCTGCGACAAGACAACATAGTATTGTTGAAGcataa